Proteins from a single region of Felis catus isolate Fca126 chromosome B4, F.catus_Fca126_mat1.0, whole genome shotgun sequence:
- the PTGES3 gene encoding prostaglandin E synthase 3 isoform X2 — MQPASAKWYDRRDYVFIEFCVEDSKDVNVNFEKSKLTFSCLGGSDNFKHLNEIDLFHCIDPNDSKHKRTDRSILCCLRKGESGQSWPRLTKERAKLNWLSVDFNNWKDWEDDSDEDMSNFDRFSEDSQDSDDEKMPDLE, encoded by the exons GCAGCCTGCTTCTGCAAAATGGTACGATCGAAGGGACTACGTCTTCATTGAATTTTGTGTTGAAGACAGTAAAGATGTTaatgtaaattttgaaaaatccaaaCTTACATTCAG ttGTCTTGGAGGAAGcgataattttaaacatttaaatgaaattgatCTTTTTCACTGTATTGATCCAAAT gattcCAAGCATAAAAGAACGGACAGATCAATTTTATGTTGTTTACGAAAAGGCGAATCTGGCCAGTCATGGCCaaggttaacaaaagaaagggcaaag CTTAACTGGCTTAGTGTGGACTTCAATAATTGGAAAGACTGGGAGGATGATTCAGATGAAGACATGTCTAATTTTGATCGTTTCTCTGAG GATTCACAAGACAGTGATGATGAAA aaaTGCCAGATCTGGAGTAA
- the PTGES3 gene encoding prostaglandin E synthase 3 isoform X1: protein MQPASAKWYDRRDYVFIEFCVEDSKDVNVNFEKSKLTFSCLGGSDNFKHLNEIDLFHCIDPNDSKHKRTDRSILCCLRKGESGQSWPRLTKERAKLNWLSVDFNNWKDWEDDSDEDMSNFDRFSEMMNNMGGDEDVDLPEVDGADDDSQDSDDEKMPDLE, encoded by the exons GCAGCCTGCTTCTGCAAAATGGTACGATCGAAGGGACTACGTCTTCATTGAATTTTGTGTTGAAGACAGTAAAGATGTTaatgtaaattttgaaaaatccaaaCTTACATTCAG ttGTCTTGGAGGAAGcgataattttaaacatttaaatgaaattgatCTTTTTCACTGTATTGATCCAAAT gattcCAAGCATAAAAGAACGGACAGATCAATTTTATGTTGTTTACGAAAAGGCGAATCTGGCCAGTCATGGCCaaggttaacaaaagaaagggcaaag CTTAACTGGCTTAGTGTGGACTTCAATAATTGGAAAGACTGGGAGGATGATTCAGATGAAGACATGTCTAATTTTGATCGTTTCTCTGAG ATGATGAACAACATGGGTGGTGATGAGGATGTAGATTTACCAGAAGTAGATGGAGCAGATGAT GATTCACAAGACAGTGATGATGAAA aaaTGCCAGATCTGGAGTAA